CGATTTGGACCGTTACTTGGAAGGAATTTAACGTGGAAACGAATAAATGGGGTTCTGTCGTTGGGACATCAACATTTCCTGCTGAATTTGATTATTTCTGGGGTCATGAACCAATCTATGGTGAATATGATAATTGGATTGGTTTTATTGCAACCGCGAAGATCTATCTGAAAGAAAAAGGTCCATTATCATTCTATCTTGCTAGTGATGATGGGAGTAAATTGTATCTGGATGATACTTTGCTTATTGATAACTGGGGTCAACATTCACTTTATGAAAAAAAATATAGGCATCCCTCGTTATTAGCCGGTGACCATACTCTAAAAATTGAATGTTTTGATGCTTATCTAAATGCAGGGGTTAAATTCTATGCAGATAATGACGACCTTTTTTCCTTTGAAGAAGTTCGATACAAAGAAGTGAAAAAAACTAGAATGGTTACCAAAAATGTGACTTTATTAGCCTGGTTACAGGGCGATAGATGATGGTTCCACTTAACAAATAGCGCCTAGATGATTAGAATTTAACAGGATTCAACCTATCTTGAATAAGCACGAGTATATGCTAGTCCAGGTTTTCAATGCATCGTAGCAATTCTTG
The sequence above is a segment of the Candidatus Bathyarchaeota archaeon genome. Coding sequences within it:
- a CDS encoding PA14 domain-containing protein, encoding MDEEICPSCKGLQQTINPSTSPIEEQKNASATGSGTTSSSSTPSPSISSPEGQKSVNENGVSKKRKLVIVLITVIVLISVVIFSMVPIIKVDYNEPYNEVEHYIEVESYSVPQNTIWTVTWKEFNVETNKWGSVVGTSTFPAEFDYFWGHEPIYGEYDNWIGFIATAKIYLKEKGPLSFYLASDDGSKLYLDDTLLIDNWGQHSLYEKKYRHPSLLAGDHTLKIECFDAYLNAGVKFYADNDDLFSFEEVRYKEVKKTRMVTKNVTLLAWLQGDR